GGGCGACGGCGACCGAGGTCCAGCAGGTGACGCGCCGCCTGCTCACCGCCCTCCCGGTTGGTGGTGGCCACGTAGGGGAATCCCGGCCGCTGGAAGCGGTCGTCGATCAGCACCACCGGCAGTCCGGCCTCGTGCAGTTCTGTGATGGATCCCAGGGCCCCCTCGGGCTCTATCACCAGCAGCCCGTCGAACGACTTGGCAGCGACCTGCAGGCCCAGCCTGCGCAGTGACTCCTCACCGCGGTTCCAGGTCAGGATCCGCAGCCCGAAGCCCTCGGCCTCCAGCGTTTCGACGACCGCCTGCACTATGCCGGCCCAGGCCCAGGCCAGGTCAGGGACCAGCATGCCGATCATCTGTGTCGTACCGCGTGCGAGCCCCACTGCCCCGGCGCTCGGCACATAACCGAGTTCCGATATCGCCTTGCGGACCTTCAAGACGGTGTTCTCGTTGATCTCGCCCTTGCCGTTCAGCACCCGCGAGACCGTCGTCTTACTGACCCCGGCCCGCGTGGCCACGTCGGCGATAGTGACTCCCATGTCACCTCCCCTTCCTTCCTGCAGAGGCGGAAGACGTCCTCCCGCACCGAAGGGCCGATCGTACAGAGGCCTGTGGAACCGGTACCGGTATCGGTTCCGGAACCGGTTTCGGTAGCGGTTCCGGCAGTGAAGCACCGAAAGGCCCGATCGGTCAACAGGCCGGAAACAACTCGTTCACCGGCCCGTCTCAACGTCGACGATGAGGCCGAAGCTTGCCGGGCGGCCCCCGCCCCACCCCTCCGAACTGGGCGGTCACAGAACCCGAGACCGCCACTGCCAACGGGGCGGCGCGGTTCGCGACCACCGACGACAGCCGATGAACTGGCGGTCATGCTGGAGCGATCGGGCCCGGACCGTTGACGCGGAGGCCGGATTGGGCTTCATAATCGGGCATCGATGTCATCGATGACACAAGTCAACGATGACACCCTCGGCCGACGGCACGGAGCCGGCATCGGCCTGGGGTGCACTTTTCGGTCCGTCGCGCAGAAGCCGCAGTCACCGCTGCGTGGACGGCCGCGGGACTAGGAGACACCATGAGCTCTGTACGCGTATCCCGGCATGCCCGCATACGGATGATGGCGGCGGTCGCGACCGTCTGCGCCCTGTCCGCGGCCCCGCTCACCCCCCAGGCCGTCGCGGCCGACACCCCGCCGTACTCCGAGACCTACAGACCCCAGTTCCACTTCACGCCGCAGAAGAACTGGATGAACGATCCGAACGGCCTTGTGTACTACAAGGGCGAATACCACCTCTTCTACCAGTACAACCCGAACGGCAACTCCTGGGGCGACATGTCCTGGGGGCACACGGTGAGCAAGGACCTGGTGCACTGGGAGGAGTTGCCGCTCGCCCTGTCGCACGACGACGAGGAGATGGTGTTCTCCGGCAGCGCGGTCGTCGACTGGAACAACACCACCGGCTTCGGCACGAAGAAGAACCCGCCCATGGTGGCGGTCTACACCAGCGCCTACAAGGACGGCGGCAAGCAGGCCCAGTCGCTCGCCTACAGCACCGACCGCGGCCGCACCTGGACCAAGTACCAGGGCAATCCCGTCATCGACATCGGCTCCGACAACTTCCGCGATCCCAAGGTCCAGTGGTACGCGCCGACCAAGAGCTGGCTGATGACGGTGTCGCTGTCCGCCGAGCACAAGGTGCAGTTCTACTCGTCCAAGAACCTCAAGGACTGGGAGCTGCAGAGCGAGTTCGGGCCGGCCGGTGCGACGGGCGGCGTGTGGGAGTGCCCCGACCTGTTCCCCCTCGCGGTCGACGGGGACAAGAACAACATCAAGTGGGTCCTGGTCGTCAACATCAACCCCGGGGGCATCGCGGGCGGTTCGGCCGCCCAGTACTTCATCGGCGACTTCGACGGCAAGAAGTTCACCGCCGAGGACAAGGGCACCTACACACCGCCCACGGGCACGGTCGTCCAGGACTTCGAAGGCTCCGGCTTCGGTGATTGGACGACCACCGGAACAGCCTTCGGCCCGGGGCCGGCAGCCGGTGCGGTCGACGGGCAGGGGGCGGTCTCCGGCTTCGACGGCAAGGGCCTCGCCAACAGCTTCCACGGCGGCGACGGCGCCACCGGCACGCTCACCTCCCCCTCCTTCACCGTCGACAGCCCCTACCTGAACTTCAAGATCGGTGGCGGGCGGCATCCGCACGAGCCCGGAACCGTCATGGACAGGACTCCGCCCGAGGGCACGGTTCTCGCCGACTTCGAGGGCGGAACCTACGGCGACTGGACGGCGACCGGTGACGCCTTCGGCACCGCACCGGCCACCGGCACCCTCCCCCACCAGGGACAGGTCTCCGGCTTCCTGGGAGACGGACTGGTCAACACCTTCCGGAACGGCGACGCCACGACCGGCACCCTCACCTCGCCCGAGTTCGTCGTCGACAAGAAGCACATCAACTTCCTCATCGGCGGCGGCAACCACCCGGCCGCCTCCGACCACCCCACCGCCGTCGAACTGCTCGTCGACGGCCAGGTCGTCCGCAGCGCCACGGGCAAGGACGCCGAGGCACTCAACTGGGCCTCCTGGGACGTCGGCGACCTCGCCGGCAAGAAGGCGCGGATCAGGATCGTCGACCACAACACCGGCGGCTGGGGCCACATCAACGTCGACCACATCGTGCTGTCCGACGCCTTGGCCCCGCGCGTCTCCCAGGAGACGTCCGTCAACCTGATCGTCGACGGCAAGGTGGTCCGCAGCGTGACCGGCGCCGACAGCGAGAGCCTGGACTGGGCGTCCTTCGACCTGCGCCCGTACGCCGGCAAGGAGGCGCGGATCCAGGTCGTCGACATGAACACCGCCGGCTGGGGCCACGTCATGGCCGACCGGTTCACCGCCGCCGACAAGCCCGCCCTCTCCGTCGTACAGCGCGCCGACTGGGCCGACTACGGCAAGGACTACTACGCGGCCGTGTCCTGGGAGAACGCTCCGGGAGGCAAGCGCTACATGATCGGCTGGATGAACAACTGGGACTACGGCCAGTCCGTCCCCACCTCCCCCTGGCGCGGCGCGCAGAGCGTTCCGAGGGAGATGGCGCTGCGCACCGTCGACGGCCGAATCCGGCTGACCAGCAAGCCGGTGGGCAGCCTGGAGTCCCTCCGGAACAAGCGCCCGACCAAGGCGTCCGGCGTCACCGTCAAGAGCACCTCCAAGCCCCTGATCGGCCCCACGGCCCAGGGCAGGGCACTCGACATCGAGGCGACCTTCTCCGTCGAGAACGCCGACCGTTTCGGCCTGAAGGTGCGCACCGGCGCGGGCGGCGAGGAGACCGTCATCGGCTACGACACCACGACCCAGGAGCTGTACGTCGACCGCACCCGCTCCGGCGCCGGGGACTTCAACAGCACGTTCCCCGGCGTCCAGACCGCACCCCTGAAGCCCAAGAACGGCAAGGTCAAGCTGCGGATCCTCGTCGACTGGTCGTCCGTCGAGGTCTTCGGCGGCAATGGCGAAGCGGTGATCACCGACCAGATCTTCCCCGACCCCTCCAGCACCGGCGTCGAGGTCTTCGCCGAAGGCGGCACCGCCACCCTCGACCACATGCAGGCATGGCAGCTGAAGTCCATCTGGAGGTGACAAGCCGCAGGTCCGCGGGCCGGTGGCCCAGGGGCGGCGACCGGCCCGCGGCTCTCGGCAAGGCAGGCGCCAAGAAAGGGGCGTGGAAGCAATCCCCACCGAACCTGGCCCGCACCGGGGGGTGCCAGCCTGTGTCTCTTCCTCCCTTCGCAGGACGGCCGAGGGGGAACCAGGCGCCGATGGGCATTGCAGTGCGGTGCCCAGTCCAGGAAGTGAGGATGGTGAGCGGCACTGAGCGCTGGGCGTCACAAACGCCCGGGTCAGCGTCCGACTGCCGTGGCTCCGCATGCCCCATACCGAGATCGACATCACCGCAGATCTGGTCCGGGACCTGCTGCTCGACCAGCACCCGGACCTGGCCGGTCGTCCCCTGAAGCTCGGCGCGCGTGGCTGGGACAACCAGCTGTGGCGGCTCGGCGACGACCTCGCCGTCCGGTAGCGCGCTGACGGGATGCCGACTATCTGACGGTGCATCAGGCGTCGGGAGGAGCACTCGGGTTCGCCCCCACGCCCCCGGGTGCGCCCCTCACGAACGCCCGCGATCAGCGTACGCAACAGCTCCCGAAGACTCTCGTGACACTCACCACGCAGGGTTCGACCACCCGACCAACAGGTCGAACAACGGCTTCGCACGACAGCCTGCGGCTGCTCTCCTCCTGGATCGCGCGGCCCTGCCAGGGAGAACGGCATCCGGGGAGGAAAGTCTCCCTCCCAGGGGCCTGGTCGACGGTGCGAGACTCACCGGCGTGACGGACCTCGGGCCGCTCGGCGGATCCGAATCGCCCCGTGCCCGGTGAGGACGACGTCACGGGAATCGCGCGTCCATGCCGATGTGCGGGCCAGGTGCCCCATCCACCGATTCGAAAGCGTACGCATGCCTCCCACTGAGCTGACCGAGTCAGAAGTACCGCCTTCCGGCGACTCCGGAGGGTCGTCCACGACGCCCACACGGCGCACGTTCATCGCCACGACCACCGCGGTCGGAAGCGCCGTCGTCGCCGGCGGGTTCGTCGCCGGCTCCGGGTTCATCGATGCGGCGGCGGCCGCCGCCGACGCCGCCCCCTCGAGCCGGGTGTCCTTGACGGTCAACGGGACCCGGCGCACGGTGACGGTCGACAACCGCACCTCGCTGCTGGACCTGTTGCGTGAGCACTTCGGTCTCACCGGCTCGAAGAAGGGCTGCAACGCCGGGGCCTGCGGGGCGTGCACGGTCCTGGTGGACGGGCAGCGGGTCAACTCCTGTCTGGCGCTGACCGTTCGGCTGGAGGGCGCCGAGGTCACCACGATCGAGGGCCTGGCCGACGGCGACCGACTGCACCCGCTCCAACAGGCGTTCATCGACGAGGACGCCTTCCAGTGCGGCTACTGCACCCCCGGGCAGATCATGTCCGGGGTCGGCTGCATCAAGGAGGGTCACACCGACTCGCCGGAGGAGATCCGGGAGTTCATGAGCGGCAACATCTGTCGCTGCGGCTGCTACGTCAAGATCGTGCGCGCGGTCGAGCAGACCGCCGGCCGGAAGTGAGGGCCTGATGTATCCCTTTGCCTTCGCCAAGGCCACCGACACCCGTGAGGCCCTCGACGCCGGTCGTGGCGGCGGCCGATACATCGCCGGTGGTACCACCCTGGTCGACCTGATGCGGGAGACCGTGGAGCGCCCCGAGACGCTGATCGACATCTCCGGTCTGCCGTTGCGCGGGGTCACTGTCACCGAGCGCGGCGGACTGCGTATCGGCGCGCTGGTGCGGATGGCGGAGGCCGCCGCCCACCCCAAGGTGCGCTCCCTGTTCCCCGTGATCTCCGAGGCCCTGGAGCTGAGCGCGTCCGCGCAGCTGCGCAACATGGCCACCATCGGCGGCAACATCATGCAGCGCACCCGGTGCTCGTACTTCCGCGACGTGACCGCCGATTGCAACAAGCGTGAGCCCGGCTCGGGTTGTGCCGCGTTGGAGGGCCACAACCGCACGCACGCCATCCTCGGCACCTCGGACGCCTGCGTGGCCACCCATCCCTCCGACGTCGCCGTGGCGTTCGCGGCGCTGGAGGCGAACGTGCACCTGCTGGGGCCGGCCGGGGAGCGTCGTGTCCCCTTCGCCGACTTCCTCCTGAGGCCCGGCAGCACACCGAACCGTGAACAGGCCCTCCGAAAGGGCGAGTTGATCACCGCAGTGGAGATTCCCGCGCTGCCGCGCCCGCTGAAGTCGGGCTATCTGAAGGTGCGTGACCGACAGTCGTACGAGTTCGCGCTGACCTCGGCGGCCGTCGCGCTGCATGTCAGGCGCGGCGTGATCCAGACGGCGAAGGTGGCCGCCGGAGGGGTGGGCACCGTGCCGTGGAAGCTCCCCGTGGTCGAGCAGCACCTCGTCGGCGAACGGCCCTCGGACGCCCTCTGGTCGTCCGCCGCCGCGCACGCCGCGAACGGAGCCCGGCCGTTGGCACACAACCGCTTCAAGACAGAGCTGCTGAAACGGACCGTGGAACGCCAGCTGCGCATCGTAGGAGGTACGAAGTGAGCCCCCAGCCACAGGCAGCCGTGGGCGCGCCGCTGTCCCGGGTGGACGGGCGGCTGAAGGTCACGGGCAGGGCGCTGTACGCCGCGGAGCACGACGTCGACGGGGCGGTGCACGCGGTCATCGTGGACAGCTCCATCGGGCGCGGGCGCGTCACGTCCATCGACACCCGCGACGCCGAAGCCCACCCGGGCGTGCTGCGGGTGATCCACCACCGCAACGCGCCGAAACTGCCGTACCGCGACAACTCCGGCTCCAACAACCCGCCGGGCCGGCGCCTGCGCGTCTTCCAGGACGACCAGGTGCGCTTCCACGGCCAGCCGGTCGCCGTCGTGGTCGCCACCACTCTGGAGGCCGCTCAGCACGGTGCGAGCCTGGTGAAGGTCCGCTACGACTCCGAACAGCCCGCCACCGACCTCACCGAGGGTGAGCCGGGCGAGCCGGCGAACTACGCGCGCGGCGACGTCGAGGCCGGGTTGCGTTCGGCGGCCGTACGTCTGGACCTGAACTACCGCACGGCCCGCAACCACCACAACCCGATGGAACCGCACGCCACCATCGCCCGTTGGAAGGGCGACAAGCTCACCGTCTGGGACAAGACCCAGTGGGTCGTCGGCACACAGACCGAACTCGCCGCGGTGTTCGGCCTGGAGACGGACGCCGTGCGGGTCATCTCCCCGTTCGTCGGCGGCGGCTTCGGAACAGCGCTGCGCTGCTGGCCGCACGTGATCGTCGCCGCGCTGGCCGCCCGCGAGACCGAACGACCGGTCAAGCTGGTCCTGAGCCGCAAGCAGATGTACCTGGGCACCGGCTACCGGCCGTCGTACGAGTACCGGCTGAGGCTGGGCAGCGACCGGCGGGGACGGCTGATCGCGGCCGACCACGCG
The DNA window shown above is from Streptomyces akebiae and carries:
- a CDS encoding glycoside hydrolase family 32 protein; the protein is MSSVRVSRHARIRMMAAVATVCALSAAPLTPQAVAADTPPYSETYRPQFHFTPQKNWMNDPNGLVYYKGEYHLFYQYNPNGNSWGDMSWGHTVSKDLVHWEELPLALSHDDEEMVFSGSAVVDWNNTTGFGTKKNPPMVAVYTSAYKDGGKQAQSLAYSTDRGRTWTKYQGNPVIDIGSDNFRDPKVQWYAPTKSWLMTVSLSAEHKVQFYSSKNLKDWELQSEFGPAGATGGVWECPDLFPLAVDGDKNNIKWVLVVNINPGGIAGGSAAQYFIGDFDGKKFTAEDKGTYTPPTGTVVQDFEGSGFGDWTTTGTAFGPGPAAGAVDGQGAVSGFDGKGLANSFHGGDGATGTLTSPSFTVDSPYLNFKIGGGRHPHEPGTVMDRTPPEGTVLADFEGGTYGDWTATGDAFGTAPATGTLPHQGQVSGFLGDGLVNTFRNGDATTGTLTSPEFVVDKKHINFLIGGGNHPAASDHPTAVELLVDGQVVRSATGKDAEALNWASWDVGDLAGKKARIRIVDHNTGGWGHINVDHIVLSDALAPRVSQETSVNLIVDGKVVRSVTGADSESLDWASFDLRPYAGKEARIQVVDMNTAGWGHVMADRFTAADKPALSVVQRADWADYGKDYYAAVSWENAPGGKRYMIGWMNNWDYGQSVPTSPWRGAQSVPREMALRTVDGRIRLTSKPVGSLESLRNKRPTKASGVTVKSTSKPLIGPTAQGRALDIEATFSVENADRFGLKVRTGAGGEETVIGYDTTTQELYVDRTRSGAGDFNSTFPGVQTAPLKPKNGKVKLRILVDWSSVEVFGGNGEAVITDQIFPDPSSTGVEVFAEGGTATLDHMQAWQLKSIWR
- a CDS encoding LacI family DNA-binding transcriptional regulator; this encodes MGVTIADVATRAGVSKTTVSRVLNGKGEINENTVLKVRKAISELGYVPSAGAVGLARGTTQMIGMLVPDLAWAWAGIVQAVVETLEAEGFGLRILTWNRGEESLRRLGLQVAAKSFDGLLVIEPEGALGSITELHEAGLPVVLIDDRFQRPGFPYVATTNREGGEQAARHLLDLGRRRPLVVTGPDEYGCTQERLGGFVDAYAQAGIELDPRRIICGDFLFDDGRSAVAQALADGVEFDAVFGHNDPLAAGVIAALHEAGLKIPRDVAVVGFDDVEVASYTYPALTTIRQPMREMGEAAARLLLDHVRRSPEAAPSRIVPTSLVIRGSTLEPSSN
- a CDS encoding (2Fe-2S)-binding protein, translated to MPPTELTESEVPPSGDSGGSSTTPTRRTFIATTTAVGSAVVAGGFVAGSGFIDAAAAAADAAPSSRVSLTVNGTRRTVTVDNRTSLLDLLREHFGLTGSKKGCNAGACGACTVLVDGQRVNSCLALTVRLEGAEVTTIEGLADGDRLHPLQQAFIDEDAFQCGYCTPGQIMSGVGCIKEGHTDSPEEIREFMSGNICRCGCYVKIVRAVEQTAGRK
- a CDS encoding FAD binding domain-containing protein encodes the protein MYPFAFAKATDTREALDAGRGGGRYIAGGTTLVDLMRETVERPETLIDISGLPLRGVTVTERGGLRIGALVRMAEAAAHPKVRSLFPVISEALELSASAQLRNMATIGGNIMQRTRCSYFRDVTADCNKREPGSGCAALEGHNRTHAILGTSDACVATHPSDVAVAFAALEANVHLLGPAGERRVPFADFLLRPGSTPNREQALRKGELITAVEIPALPRPLKSGYLKVRDRQSYEFALTSAAVALHVRRGVIQTAKVAAGGVGTVPWKLPVVEQHLVGERPSDALWSSAAAHAANGARPLAHNRFKTELLKRTVERQLRIVGGTK